In the genome of Terribacillus sp. FSL K6-0262, one region contains:
- the aroC gene encoding chorismate synthase has translation MRYLTAGESHGKQLTTIVEGVPSYLPLTAADINASLLERQKGHGRGKRMQIEKDLVDIVGGVRHGYTLGSPIAMVIHNDDFKHWIDVMGEDPVEDPQAVRRIVTRPRPGHADLNGALKYGHRDMRNVLERSSARETAARVAAGAVAKKLLAELDIHIVGYTKEIAGIKAAEFPEYTYEERDSISKASSVRCLDPQASQKMTEAIDQAKKDGDSIGGVVEVYVEGLPAGIGSYVHYDRKLDGRIAGAVASINAFKGVEFGIGFEAARLPGSQVHDEIAWDKEKGYYRKTNRLGGLEGGMTTGMPLIVKGVMKPIPTLYKPLQSVDIETKEPFNASIERSDSCAVPAAALVMEHVVAFEIAKAILEQFPNDQFPKLKEAIKNYREEIRVF, from the coding sequence ATGCGCTACTTAACTGCAGGTGAATCACATGGCAAACAGCTTACAACCATCGTAGAAGGTGTTCCTTCCTATTTACCATTGACTGCAGCGGATATCAATGCATCCCTGCTGGAAAGACAGAAGGGGCATGGCCGGGGCAAACGGATGCAGATCGAAAAAGACTTGGTCGATATTGTCGGCGGTGTCCGTCATGGCTACACCCTGGGATCACCGATTGCAATGGTTATACATAATGACGATTTCAAGCACTGGATAGATGTGATGGGGGAAGACCCTGTGGAAGATCCCCAGGCGGTCCGGCGGATTGTCACACGCCCAAGACCCGGGCACGCAGATTTGAACGGTGCCTTGAAATATGGCCACCGGGATATGAGGAATGTATTGGAGCGATCCTCGGCACGGGAGACTGCCGCGCGTGTGGCAGCCGGTGCAGTTGCCAAGAAGCTTCTGGCTGAACTGGATATCCATATTGTCGGATACACGAAGGAGATTGCCGGCATCAAGGCAGCCGAGTTCCCGGAATATACATATGAAGAAAGAGACAGTATTTCAAAAGCTTCTTCCGTCCGCTGCCTTGATCCACAGGCTTCCCAGAAGATGACAGAAGCAATCGATCAGGCGAAAAAGGATGGGGACTCCATCGGCGGTGTCGTGGAGGTTTATGTAGAAGGCTTGCCGGCGGGCATCGGCTCATACGTCCATTATGACCGTAAGCTTGATGGCCGCATTGCAGGTGCAGTGGCAAGCATCAATGCCTTCAAAGGTGTGGAATTCGGCATCGGGTTCGAAGCTGCCAGACTGCCAGGCAGCCAGGTGCACGATGAAATTGCCTGGGATAAAGAAAAAGGCTATTACCGCAAAACGAACAGGCTCGGAGGTTTGGAAGGCGGTATGACAACAGGGATGCCGCTCATCGTCAAAGGTGTCATGAAACCGATCCCGACACTTTATAAGCCATTGCAGAGTGTGGATATAGAAACGAAAGAACCGTTCAATGCCAGCATCGAACGTTCGGACAGCTGTGCAGTACCGGCAGCAGCACTGGTAATGGAGCATGTTGTCGCTTTCGAGATTGCCAAAGCGATTTTGGAGCAGTTCCCGAATGACCAGTTCCCCAAGCTCAAGGAAGCAATCAAAAACTATCGGGAAGAAATCAGGGTGTTCTGA
- a CDS encoding tetratricopeptide repeat protein — translation MEELQKAITYMENDQPKEAVDTLEAYLPRANEEEKFTIAELYMQWGLHEQAKAVLLQLEQMFPDEMELKMMLAELHIDLNEDQEAIDKLDQIVEDEDYFVPAQIQLADLYQAQGLFEVAEQKLLAAKRFDPSESVIDLALGELSLSTGSYLKAITYYEKIYEKETVMGDIDIALRLAEAYAATGEFEKALTYYQETDVEDVEQLFSYGFTAFKLSRYDIAINIWEKLLKEEADYLSVYEYLAKAYEEEGLIEKAFETAEKGLALDEYNQKLYFTAGRLARQLGRNDRSYFLIRHAIALDPGYKEAILYLIENFKLDEDHEAIIELLTHILETDEEDAAYRWELARAYNETENFDEALNAYREAYTNFKDDSDFLKEYGYFLLEEGRMQEAVEILKEYLRLEPSDIEVEENINRLLSQ, via the coding sequence ATGGAAGAATTGCAAAAAGCGATAACATATATGGAGAACGACCAGCCCAAGGAAGCGGTGGATACATTGGAGGCATATTTGCCGCGCGCCAATGAAGAAGAGAAATTTACCATTGCCGAATTGTATATGCAATGGGGCCTGCATGAACAAGCAAAAGCCGTCCTTCTTCAGCTGGAGCAGATGTTCCCGGATGAAATGGAGCTTAAAATGATGCTGGCCGAGCTTCATATCGATTTGAATGAAGACCAAGAAGCAATCGATAAGCTTGATCAGATTGTCGAGGATGAGGACTATTTTGTACCGGCTCAAATTCAGCTTGCTGATTTATATCAAGCTCAAGGATTATTCGAAGTGGCAGAACAGAAATTACTTGCCGCCAAACGTTTCGATCCATCTGAATCAGTCATCGATCTGGCATTGGGTGAACTGTCGCTATCAACCGGCTCTTATTTGAAGGCGATCACGTATTACGAAAAAATTTATGAAAAAGAGACCGTAATGGGGGATATCGATATTGCCCTTCGTTTAGCCGAAGCTTATGCAGCAACGGGTGAATTCGAAAAAGCATTGACTTATTACCAGGAAACGGATGTCGAGGACGTGGAGCAGCTATTCAGCTATGGTTTCACTGCGTTCAAGCTATCCAGATACGACATTGCCATCAACATTTGGGAAAAGCTTCTCAAAGAAGAAGCTGATTATCTGTCTGTCTATGAGTATCTGGCCAAAGCCTATGAAGAAGAGGGTTTGATCGAGAAAGCTTTTGAAACGGCGGAAAAAGGTTTGGCGCTGGATGAATATAACCAAAAGCTTTATTTCACTGCGGGCCGTCTTGCCAGACAGCTGGGAAGGAATGACCGCAGCTACTTCCTGATCCGTCATGCAATCGCGCTCGATCCGGGCTACAAAGAAGCAATTCTATATTTGATCGAGAATTTCAAGCTTGATGAAGATCATGAGGCAATCATCGAGTTATTGACACATATCCTGGAGACAGATGAAGAAGATGCAGCGTACCGCTGGGAGCTGGCACGTGCCTATAATGAAACGGAAAACTTCGATGAGGCATTAAACGCATACAGGGAAGCATATACTAACTTCAAAGATGATAGCGATTTTCTAAAAGAATACGGATATTTCCTATTGGAAGAAGGGAGGATGCAAGAGGCTGTCGAAATACTTAAAGAGTATCTTCGCCTGGAGCCATCGGATATCGAAGTAGAAGAGAATATCAACCGGCTCTTGTCTCAATAA
- the hisC gene encoding histidinol-phosphate transaminase, with protein MKAKQILNELTAYKPGKPMEEVRKEFGLDRIVKLASNENPYGFSPKVKEALPTFADDQEIYPDGYGTALKEKLAEHFGVGVDQIVLGAGSDEIIMMLCRTFLAPGLNTVMAHPSFSQYPHHALIEGAEVRSIETKDGFHDLPAMLEAIDEKTGIVWLCTPNNPTGNHIAKAEFENFLRQVPKEVLVVADEAYIEFLETDDYFDTLAALDEYPNLITLRTFSKAYGLAALRVGYGIGHPEVIHKINVVRSPFNNTTIAQKAAIVALDDQDFIKESIAKNNQVKHTFLAFCDAHQIKYYESHTNFVLIYDLPVSGDAVFQHMLSKGFIVRSGDALGMPNSVRISLGNAQDMAEFTVLLEQFLASVKES; from the coding sequence ATGAAAGCAAAACAGATTTTGAATGAGCTGACGGCTTACAAACCAGGTAAACCGATGGAGGAGGTTCGGAAGGAATTCGGATTGGACCGGATCGTGAAACTTGCATCCAATGAAAATCCATATGGTTTTTCCCCGAAAGTGAAAGAGGCTTTGCCGACATTTGCCGATGATCAGGAAATCTATCCGGACGGATACGGTACTGCATTGAAAGAGAAATTGGCAGAGCATTTCGGTGTGGGAGTGGACCAAATCGTACTTGGAGCAGGCTCTGATGAAATCATCATGATGCTCTGCCGGACATTCCTGGCTCCTGGTTTGAATACGGTAATGGCGCACCCATCCTTCTCCCAATACCCGCATCATGCTTTGATAGAAGGAGCGGAGGTACGATCCATTGAAACAAAGGATGGATTCCACGATCTTCCTGCCATGCTGGAAGCAATCGACGAAAAGACAGGAATCGTTTGGCTCTGCACACCTAATAATCCTACTGGCAATCATATTGCCAAAGCAGAATTCGAAAACTTCCTCCGTCAGGTTCCGAAAGAAGTATTGGTGGTGGCTGATGAAGCATATATCGAGTTCCTGGAAACGGATGACTACTTCGATACCCTTGCTGCATTGGACGAATACCCCAACCTGATAACGCTGAGGACATTTTCCAAAGCATACGGGCTTGCCGCGCTCCGTGTAGGGTATGGCATCGGCCATCCGGAAGTGATCCATAAAATCAATGTGGTCAGAAGCCCATTCAATAATACGACGATTGCACAGAAAGCTGCTATTGTAGCCCTGGATGATCAGGATTTCATCAAGGAGTCGATCGCGAAGAACAATCAAGTCAAGCATACCTTCCTGGCTTTCTGTGATGCGCACCAAATCAAATATTACGAATCACACACAAACTTCGTACTTATTTATGATTTGCCTGTAAGCGGCGATGCTGTCTTCCAGCATATGCTTTCCAAAGGATTCATCGTCCGTTCCGGCGATGCGCTCGGTATGCCGAACAGTGTCCGCATCTCACTCGGTAATGCACAGGATATGGCTGAATTCACTGTTTTGCTTGAGCAATTCCTGGCAAGTGTGAAAGAAAGCTGA
- a CDS encoding MerR family transcriptional regulator has translation MDEIDYGLLKQMAVTIGEASKISDIPIRKLRYWEEKGYIDSAEEKTNATRRFDYYAIKKIILMKELIEDGYTVEAASQKAETRMKKLREVFG, from the coding sequence GTGGATGAAATAGATTATGGATTGCTGAAGCAAATGGCAGTGACGATAGGGGAAGCATCCAAAATAAGTGATATCCCGATTCGCAAGCTGCGCTATTGGGAAGAAAAAGGCTATATTGACAGCGCGGAAGAAAAAACGAATGCAACGAGAAGATTCGATTATTATGCAATCAAGAAAATCATCCTGATGAAAGAATTGATCGAAGATGGGTATACAGTCGAAGCTGCTTCCCAAAAAGCAGAAACCCGTATGAAGAAGCTTCGGGAAGTATTTGGATGA
- a CDS encoding protein-glutamate O-methyltransferase CheR — protein MAADYEYFVEQIKANTGIDLAQYKEAQMLRRLTTLREKRGYKDFKAYFQAIRSDEALMDEFLDRMTINVSEFYRNYQRWEVLERRILPELLKKKKPLKIWSAACSTGEEPYTLAILLDRYAKGTAFTIHATDLDQRVLEKAKIGKYNERALKEMPAAIKSAYFTQEGPIFQIKEELKQHIQFKQHNLLADAYDTNYDLIICRNVLIYFTEEAKADIYHKFSKSLAHRGYLFVGSTEQIFNPNNYGLGAVDTFFYQKQKAD, from the coding sequence GTGGCAGCAGATTATGAATATTTTGTAGAGCAGATTAAAGCAAATACAGGCATTGATTTAGCCCAATATAAAGAAGCACAGATGCTGAGGCGTCTGACCACGCTTCGGGAAAAAAGAGGCTACAAGGATTTCAAGGCATACTTCCAGGCAATCCGCAGTGATGAAGCGCTCATGGATGAGTTCCTGGATCGCATGACCATCAATGTGTCTGAATTTTACCGTAATTATCAGCGGTGGGAAGTTCTGGAGCGACGCATTCTCCCTGAGCTGCTTAAAAAGAAGAAGCCGCTGAAAATCTGGAGTGCAGCTTGTTCCACTGGAGAGGAGCCTTATACATTGGCCATCCTGCTTGATCGATATGCCAAAGGAACAGCTTTCACGATCCATGCAACCGATCTGGATCAACGAGTCCTGGAAAAGGCGAAAATCGGAAAATACAATGAAAGGGCATTGAAAGAAATGCCAGCGGCAATCAAATCGGCTTATTTCACCCAAGAGGGCCCCATATTCCAAATCAAGGAAGAATTGAAACAGCATATTCAATTCAAACAGCATAATCTGCTTGCGGATGCCTACGATACCAATTATGATCTTATCATCTGTCGGAATGTCCTCATTTACTTTACAGAAGAGGCGAAGGCAGATATTTATCACAAGTTCAGCAAGTCATTGGCGCACAGGGGCTATTTATTCGTTGGGAGTACCGAGCAGATATTCAATCCGAATAATTACGGACTGGGTGCAGTGGACACATTCTTCTATCAAAAGCAAAAAGCAGACTAG
- a CDS encoding ReoY family proteolytic degradation factor, translated as MNISVTMQDKKTFIRWFLDNYQLKRRESVWILNYLINHDSFLDNVHFIREARFSPRGIIISAHCSDEVPFRFYKDNIVTTDAEKSFHDIRMNKKDPVYIQLNFKNSHQSMEYVAVLEDNPFLPEDHYVTKEDRQLAAKLLDASHYQYKKKKLQEAIDLALDKRDEDKFRLLSKAMRQLKEEAEDKIEHI; from the coding sequence ATGAATATTTCCGTTACCATGCAAGATAAGAAAACGTTCATTCGCTGGTTTTTGGATAATTACCAATTGAAGCGCAGGGAAAGTGTCTGGATCTTGAACTACTTGATCAATCATGATTCGTTTCTTGATAATGTACATTTCATCCGCGAAGCAAGATTCAGTCCCAGAGGAATCATCATATCCGCCCATTGTTCAGATGAAGTGCCGTTTCGTTTTTATAAGGACAATATCGTTACGACCGATGCGGAAAAATCATTCCATGATATCCGCATGAACAAGAAAGATCCTGTCTATATTCAACTCAATTTCAAGAATTCCCATCAGAGCATGGAATACGTTGCAGTGCTTGAGGATAATCCATTCCTGCCGGAGGATCATTATGTCACAAAAGAAGACCGGCAGCTGGCAGCGAAACTTCTCGACGCATCGCATTATCAATACAAGAAGAAAAAACTGCAAGAAGCAATTGATTTGGCTCTTGATAAGAGGGATGAAGATAAATTTCGCTTATTAAGCAAGGCGATGCGTCAATTGAAAGAAGAGGCGGAAGATAAAATTGAACATATTTAA
- the aroB gene encoding 3-dehydroquinate synthase produces the protein MEQITVKASQSSYQVSVGAGIRHKLAEFLPKSYQNVFIVSDTSIAPHYLDDYIASLLPTAKVTKKIIEPGEAAKSKDMYFDILDSMFEAQLDRKALVLALGGGVIGDLAGFVASTYMRGIDFIQLPTTILAHDSSVGGKVAINHETGKNLIGSFYPPVAVVYDVDTIKTLPEKEVRSGYAELIKEAYIGDAAFLDQLFAREKLDKENEDQLIKDLSLGIKVKTKIVEADEKENDLRKFLNLGHTLGHAIEAEAGYGTFTHGEAVAIGMLFALELSEKRFGADLRLNEFRSWLERNQYPLHVPDFPAERLIKRMQMDKKSENGEVHMVLLQEIGYPVTEKIDHGQLHEAVTSFLERMSSV, from the coding sequence ATGGAACAGATTACAGTCAAAGCCAGTCAATCAAGTTATCAGGTTTCTGTTGGAGCCGGAATCAGGCATAAATTGGCTGAATTCCTTCCCAAGTCTTATCAAAATGTATTCATTGTGTCGGATACGAGCATTGCTCCGCATTATCTGGATGATTATATCGCTTCCCTTCTGCCGACTGCGAAAGTGACGAAGAAAATCATCGAACCAGGCGAAGCGGCGAAAAGCAAGGATATGTATTTCGATATATTGGATAGCATGTTTGAAGCGCAGCTTGATCGGAAAGCGCTGGTCCTTGCTCTCGGAGGAGGGGTCATCGGGGACCTGGCCGGATTTGTCGCAAGCACATATATGAGGGGGATTGATTTCATCCAGCTCCCGACGACGATACTTGCACATGATTCAAGTGTCGGCGGTAAAGTCGCGATCAATCATGAGACCGGCAAAAATCTGATCGGAAGCTTCTATCCTCCAGTGGCTGTTGTCTATGATGTCGATACCATCAAGACTCTTCCGGAAAAGGAAGTGCGGAGCGGCTATGCGGAACTGATCAAAGAAGCATATATCGGGGATGCTGCATTCCTGGACCAGCTGTTTGCACGAGAGAAGCTTGATAAGGAAAACGAGGATCAGCTTATAAAGGATTTGTCACTGGGCATCAAGGTGAAAACGAAAATCGTTGAAGCCGACGAAAAAGAGAATGACCTGCGCAAATTCTTGAATCTCGGACATACACTTGGCCATGCGATTGAAGCCGAGGCAGGCTATGGCACGTTTACGCATGGGGAAGCTGTCGCGATCGGCATGCTGTTCGCCCTTGAATTAAGTGAAAAAAGATTCGGTGCAGATTTGCGATTGAATGAATTCCGCAGCTGGCTGGAGCGCAATCAGTATCCTTTGCATGTACCTGATTTTCCTGCGGAGAGGCTCATCAAAAGGATGCAGATGGATAAGAAATCGGAAAATGGGGAAGTCCATATGGTCCTGCTGCAGGAAATCGGATATCCGGTGACGGAAAAGATCGATCATGGTCAACTTCACGAGGCTGTCACATCTTTCCTGGAGAGGATGAGCAGCGTATGA
- the aroA gene encoding 3-phosphoshikimate 1-carboxyvinyltransferase: MTDIRLQPTGKGLSGSITVPGDKSISHRSIIFGSLAKGKTTVRHFLSGEDCLRTIDAFRALGVSIEQDGDTVIIESEGKDSFQEPLQPIYFGNSGTTARLLLGVFAALPFHITAYGDASLTKRPMDRVVLPLRQMGAKINGREQGKYLPLAVDGQKLSELTYHTPVKSAQVKSALLLAGLLAEGETRISEDVKTRDHTEQMLKSFGANIDVNGTSVTVQGGQQLIGTDVYVPGDISSAAFFLAAASMVPGSDITLTNTGLNETRTGILDVLQDMGADMEIREHKIEAGERIGDIRIRYRPLKGIEIGGDIIPRLIDELPILALLATQADGDTIIKDAEELRFKETDRIEAIAATLSSFGAAVETTPDGMRIPGSQSLQGASADSFGDHRIGMMIAIASLIARGETVLTDADSINISYPSFFADLRALQN, from the coding sequence GTGACAGATATTCGATTGCAGCCGACAGGGAAAGGGTTATCGGGTTCCATTACCGTCCCCGGGGATAAATCCATTTCCCATCGGAGCATCATTTTTGGTTCTTTAGCCAAGGGGAAAACGACTGTCCGGCATTTCCTGAGCGGTGAGGATTGCCTTCGGACAATCGATGCCTTCCGGGCGTTAGGCGTTTCGATTGAGCAGGATGGCGATACCGTCATCATTGAGAGTGAAGGGAAGGACAGCTTCCAGGAACCATTGCAGCCGATTTACTTCGGTAATTCAGGAACAACGGCACGTCTTCTGCTTGGGGTTTTCGCTGCCTTGCCATTCCATATCACAGCATATGGGGATGCGTCCTTGACGAAGCGGCCAATGGACCGTGTCGTCCTGCCGCTCCGTCAAATGGGTGCGAAAATCAACGGGCGCGAACAAGGCAAGTATTTACCGTTGGCAGTTGACGGACAGAAGCTGTCGGAGCTTACATATCATACACCTGTCAAAAGCGCGCAGGTAAAATCCGCTTTGCTGCTGGCTGGTCTCTTAGCCGAGGGTGAAACCAGGATTTCAGAAGATGTCAAAACAAGGGACCATACCGAGCAGATGCTGAAAAGCTTCGGGGCAAACATCGATGTGAACGGGACGAGTGTCACGGTTCAAGGCGGACAGCAGCTCATCGGCACCGATGTGTATGTGCCGGGGGATATTTCTTCGGCGGCGTTTTTCCTTGCTGCCGCCAGCATGGTACCGGGCAGCGATATCACCTTGACCAATACCGGACTCAACGAGACACGCACCGGCATCCTGGATGTACTGCAAGACATGGGTGCCGATATGGAAATCAGGGAGCATAAGATCGAAGCTGGTGAGCGGATCGGGGATATCAGGATCCGGTATCGTCCATTGAAAGGAATCGAGATCGGCGGTGATATCATTCCGCGGCTTATCGATGAATTGCCTATCTTGGCCTTGCTCGCTACCCAAGCCGATGGAGATACGATTATCAAAGATGCCGAAGAACTCCGGTTCAAGGAAACCGATCGAATTGAAGCCATTGCAGCTACACTGTCAAGCTTTGGGGCGGCAGTGGAAACGACGCCTGATGGCATGCGGATTCCGGGGAGCCAATCCCTGCAAGGTGCATCAGCGGATTCCTTTGGTGATCATCGTATCGGAATGATGATTGCCATTGCCAGTTTGATTGCCCGGGGAGAAACTGTCCTTACTGATGCAGACAGCATCAATATCTCTTATCCATCATTTTTTGCGGATCTGCGGGCGCTGCAAAATTGA
- a CDS encoding DUF1405 domain-containing protein gives MYRLLFHRYSILLLFIINLFGTIYGYIWYGWQLKITPAIFLPFVPDSPTASLFFTIFLGLLLIGKQNGYIEALAVVSLFKYGIWAVVMNLLTLAVAGTLSWQGYMLIASHFAMAVQGILYAPLYRVKLRHLALAAIVVLHNDIIDYVFGMMPIYGNLTDYSDVIGYFTFWLSIVSIFVGYIVTQRKSSRNPNK, from the coding sequence ATGTATCGTCTTCTTTTCCATCGTTATAGTATCTTGTTATTATTCATCATCAATCTTTTTGGAACGATTTATGGATATATCTGGTACGGCTGGCAGCTTAAAATCACGCCGGCGATTTTCCTTCCCTTTGTGCCGGATAGTCCGACGGCCAGCCTCTTTTTTACGATATTCCTAGGTTTATTGTTAATCGGGAAACAGAACGGTTATATCGAAGCTCTGGCAGTCGTCTCTTTGTTCAAGTACGGCATATGGGCCGTCGTGATGAATCTTTTGACGCTGGCAGTCGCCGGAACACTTTCCTGGCAGGGATATATGCTCATAGCTTCCCATTTCGCCATGGCTGTCCAGGGTATTCTGTATGCCCCGCTTTATCGCGTGAAATTGCGTCATCTGGCATTGGCTGCCATTGTCGTCCTGCATAATGATATCATTGACTATGTTTTCGGTATGATGCCGATATATGGCAATTTGACGGATTACAGTGATGTGATTGGGTATTTCACCTTCTGGCTTAGCATCGTTTCCATTTTCGTCGGTTATATCGTCACACAGCGGAAATCATCACGCAATCCAAATAAATGA
- a CDS encoding prephenate dehydrogenase: METVVIAGLGLIGGSLARNIRQHKEVHLIGVDHKESTLKYALQHGIIDEASASFQAAVQKADIILLAAPVSKSVELLQELDDMKLEKEVLVTDVSSVKGPIFRQAASLRSDKIVFVGGHPMAGSHKHGIEASKAHLFENAIYVLTPVKRAEESDLDRLKDLLDGTKSTFITLTAEEHDEMTGVVSHFPHLIASALVQQAKKWETKHSFLPKLAAGGFRDITRIASSNPGMWQDIFFQNKEKMALLLDDWIEEMQKFRKLLLEDHKQEIHTYLEEAKHYRDGLEPRKKGAIPGYYDLYVDITDQPGALQKVLTIIADAGLSIVNIQILELREGLTGVLRLSFAEQKIQLKAKGVLEVFGYEVKIED, from the coding sequence ATGGAAACAGTTGTTATCGCGGGACTCGGCTTGATAGGCGGCTCGCTTGCCCGTAATATCCGGCAGCATAAAGAGGTGCATCTGATCGGGGTGGATCACAAGGAAAGTACATTGAAATATGCTCTTCAGCATGGGATTATCGATGAAGCATCGGCCTCTTTTCAAGCGGCTGTCCAAAAGGCTGATATCATTTTGCTTGCTGCCCCCGTTTCCAAGTCAGTCGAGCTCCTCCAAGAGCTTGATGATATGAAATTGGAAAAGGAAGTGCTTGTCACGGATGTATCTTCCGTCAAAGGACCGATTTTCCGCCAAGCGGCTTCCTTGCGTTCGGATAAAATCGTCTTCGTCGGTGGTCATCCGATGGCTGGTTCCCACAAACATGGGATCGAGGCGTCCAAAGCACATCTTTTCGAGAACGCCATCTATGTCCTGACACCGGTGAAGCGCGCTGAAGAAAGCGATCTCGATCGGCTGAAGGATCTCTTGGATGGTACCAAAAGCACCTTCATCACTTTGACTGCCGAGGAACACGATGAAATGACAGGAGTCGTCTCCCATTTCCCGCATCTGATTGCATCGGCATTGGTGCAGCAGGCTAAGAAATGGGAAACGAAGCATAGCTTTCTGCCAAAATTGGCAGCAGGCGGATTCAGGGACATCACGCGCATCGCTTCCAGCAATCCAGGCATGTGGCAGGATATCTTCTTTCAGAATAAAGAAAAGATGGCGCTCCTGCTTGATGATTGGATCGAGGAAATGCAAAAATTCCGGAAGCTTCTGCTGGAGGATCATAAACAAGAAATACATACCTATCTGGAAGAAGCGAAGCATTACCGGGATGGTTTGGAACCTCGGAAAAAAGGTGCGATTCCAGGCTACTATGATCTATACGTCGATATCACCGACCAGCCAGGCGCCCTGCAAAAGGTACTGACCATTATTGCCGACGCTGGATTGAGTATCGTCAATATTCAGATACTCGAGCTTCGGGAAGGCCTGACAGGTGTCCTTCGACTCAGTTTCGCCGAACAGAAAATTCAGCTCAAGGCGAAGGGTGTACTGGAAGTATTCGGTTATGAAGTGAAGATAGAAGATTGA
- the aroH gene encoding chorismate mutase: MIRGFRGATTVAENEENQIIEATAAMLDEMVTKNAIEPEDVVQVLISATPDLTKAFPAKAMRVFRDDWTYVPVMCMQELAIEGGLPKCIRVMLTARTDLAQQEIRHVYHNQAILLRPDLKEEHQ; encoded by the coding sequence ATGATCCGAGGGTTCAGGGGAGCCACGACTGTGGCGGAAAATGAAGAAAACCAAATCATCGAAGCTACCGCAGCGATGCTGGATGAGATGGTCACGAAGAATGCCATCGAGCCTGAGGATGTCGTTCAAGTGCTCATTTCAGCGACGCCTGATCTGACCAAGGCTTTCCCAGCAAAAGCAATGCGTGTCTTCCGTGATGATTGGACTTATGTACCTGTCATGTGCATGCAGGAGCTGGCAATCGAAGGTGGTCTGCCGAAATGCATCAGGGTGATGCTGACGGCACGCACGGACTTGGCTCAGCAGGAGATCCGGCATGTCTATCATAACCAAGCTATCCTATTACGTCCCGATTTGAAGGAGGAGCATCAATGA
- a CDS encoding sporulation protein YpjB yields the protein MKKLLLVIVLTASFFVLANIADIMLQPQTEALSSSSDKMLQTFDQQFHTLPAYLYSVAVPDKSSYGTGRFWGILGISASIVGTLIYVGYKKYRAENDKSVNKDPNS from the coding sequence ATGAAAAAGCTGCTTCTCGTCATCGTCCTGACAGCCTCTTTTTTTGTACTTGCCAACATTGCCGATATCATGCTGCAGCCGCAAACAGAGGCGCTATCGTCATCTTCCGACAAAATGCTTCAAACGTTTGATCAACAATTCCATACACTTCCTGCATACTTGTATAGCGTTGCAGTACCTGATAAAAGCAGTTATGGAACGGGGCGTTTCTGGGGAATACTTGGTATTAGTGCAAGCATAGTAGGGACGCTTATTTATGTCGGCTATAAGAAGTATCGAGCCGAAAATGACAAAAGTGTGAACAAGGATCCCAATAGTTGA
- a CDS encoding zinc metallopeptidase, translated as MSLGAYIIYIALLLIIPLWAQSKVKSTYKKYSKVETSSLMTGAQVARKILDDNGIYDVQIEETRGMLSDHYDPRHKVVRLSTDNYHGHSMAAAAVSAHEVGHAIQDAEGYGFLKFRTALAPAAAWGNNLSFLLIIAGAIFGALSLVGWGIALFSIAVLFQLVTLPVEFNASNRAMAQLVSTGIIRNDEERSTKKVLNAAAMTYVAAALVAVAELVRFILMFFVGNSEE; from the coding sequence ATGTCACTAGGTGCTTATATTATCTATATAGCACTTCTTCTGATTATCCCGTTATGGGCTCAATCGAAGGTTAAAAGTACGTACAAAAAATATTCGAAAGTAGAAACGTCTTCTCTGATGACTGGTGCACAGGTTGCGAGAAAGATCCTTGATGATAACGGCATTTATGATGTGCAGATCGAGGAAACACGTGGTATGCTGTCCGACCACTATGATCCTCGCCATAAAGTTGTCCGTCTGTCCACTGATAACTATCATGGCCACTCCATGGCAGCAGCGGCTGTCTCTGCCCACGAAGTAGGACACGCAATCCAGGACGCAGAAGGGTACGGCTTCCTGAAATTCCGTACAGCGCTTGCTCCGGCAGCTGCTTGGGGGAATAACCTTTCCTTCCTGCTTATCATTGCAGGTGCGATCTTTGGAGCTCTGAGTCTGGTGGGATGGGGTATCGCGCTATTCAGTATCGCGGTATTGTTCCAGCTTGTCACCTTGCCGGTCGAGTTCAATGCATCGAACCGCGCGATGGCTCAGCTGGTTTCCACCGGAATCATCCGGAATGATGAAGAACGCTCTACGAAGAAAGTGTTGAATGCGGCAGCGATGACTTATGTTGCAGCAGCTCTGGTAGCAGTTGCCGAGCTTGTACGCTTCATCCTCATGTTCTTTGTAGGCAATAGCGAAGAATAA